The DNA segment ACAAGGACTCAACACACCTAATAATATTTGGGTAGTCAATGGCAAAACTTTTGTCTCAGATCTCACTAATCATCGTGTGTTGATTTGGAATAATATCCCGACCTCTTTTTCACAATCAGCTAGCTTGATTCTAGGCCAGCCAGATTTTACTTCAGCTGTGGCAAACAACACACCGTCGACTCCTGGCACGGCAAGTAATCAAAGTTTATTTCGCCCTTCATTTGTAAGCAGTGATGGAACAAAATTATTTGTCGCTGATAGAGACAATCACCGCGTGCTGATTTGGAATTCAATTCCCACCTCAACACAACAAGCAGCACATCGTGTAATTGGACAAACAACAATGGCTGGTGTCGCCCAAGGTACTGGCCCCGGAATGAGCTTTCCATTAGGGGTTACATCTTGTGCAAATATGCTCATGGTGGTCGATTTCGGAAATAATCGCGTATTGATTTGGAATACTCACCCAACAAACGATGGGCAAGCGCCTGATATTGTTTTAGGACAACCAAGCCTCACTACAAACACCGCAAATAATACTCCAGGTGCTGCGGGCACTGTGAGTGCATCAAGTCTAAGCTCACCCACTCAAGTATTTTGTGACGGACAAAAAGTATATGTTGCTGATAATTCTAATCGTCGCATTCTTATATGGAATAAAATTCCCACCACAAATCAACAAGCTGCTGACATTGTTTTAGGACAACCAGACATGGCTACAGGAACAGCTGGAACGACAAACAGCCAAACATTCGTTTCCCCCATTGGTCTCTTTACAAATTCAAATCAAGCCGGCGTTTACAAACCTGGAGGATATTGATTTCGTAATGTTTGATCTGTGACAATGAAGTTGAGCTTACCTTCAATGAAGGCTTTTAGTTTTTGTTGATCTGCATAAATTTGAAACTTCTTTGTGATAAAACTATCGTACTCGTCTTGAGCTCCACCTAATTCTAATATCGATATTTTTCCATTCTGAAATAATAATTTTTTGTATTTTAAAATTTCTGATTGTCTCTCAAGTTGCAATTCATTATTTTCAAAATTTGTTGTTAATCTTTCAAGATCCCTAAGACTTGAATCAATTTCAAGTTTACCTGATAACAATTCATTTCGATGCTGGTTCTCTTTAATCGATTTTGCAACACTTACTCGATCATACTCGCCTTGAGTAGAATTAAATTCTAATGGCATAGAAAAAGTGAGCATTGCAGTCCATGATGGATTCTTATTTGCCAACATATTTTGCCGAGCTTGATTTTCTTGTATATCCATTCCGGTTGTTAGGTATTTTAAATCTAGGTTAAATTGCGGCAGCTTTGCATTAGCTGCCTTTTCAATTTCAACACTTGCCTCATTAATTTCAAACTGCATGCGTTGACGTTGAGCAATTGAAACTTCTTGAGTACTTTTTTGTTTGAGTACATCCACTGCGATTTTTAAATCAAAAAATGAAGGAGATTTAGTCTGTGGAATCAAGTGAATCTCACGAGTGTCATGAGTTAAAGGTAAAATTTCACGACTTAGTTTTTCATTGACCTCTAAACTATTTGATTGCGCAAGTAGAAGTGATGCCTTTGCGATTTCTAGTCGTGGGCGCGCATAAATCACATCAAACGAACTGGTATTACCTTCAGTATAACGTTTTTCGATTTCTTCAAGCTTTGATCTAGCTCCCTCAACTGCGTCTGACTTTAACTGCACTTCTTGTTGCGCTTTATAGAGTTCCCAAAAAAGCCCAAGAGATTGCGCCGTGACTTCATTCATTTTTTCAATCAAAGTCCAATAAGCCTGTTTTTTTCTAAGTTCCGCTTGTCGTAATTTTGCCTCGTTAAAAGCAAAACCTCCACCACCAAGAAGTGGTTGGGTTAATTTAGCTTGGCCTGCGGTTTGATATCGATTTTCTAACAAACTACGAGCAGAATTTGTGTGAATCTGTAAATGCTGAAGAGATAATTCAGTCACAGTTCCTAGCGAAAATTTTTTCTTAAGTGCTAAAGAATATGATGTTGTTTTCTCTTCTACCACTTCTAGATCAAACACTGAGTTAGTTAATCTCTGATCATATTTATATGAGGGATTTAAGGTGAAGTAATAGTCAAAATCACCCCGAGCTTTTTGAACATCAGCATTAGCAATTTCAAAGTCAGTTTTGGCAAGACTGATCTTAACATTATTGGTTAAGACCATGCCTTCAACATCAGCGACGTTGATAGGCAAAAGTGTTGGAACCTTAGCATTAGCTAGAGCCACGTAGTTTAATTGGCATAGTATCGCTAATGCTAATGCTCTACTTTTTCTTCCCAATGTTTGTCTCTTGTTTTGCAGCTGCCTGCTTAACTGGTTCTTTTTCAGATTTCTCTGATTTTTCAGCTTTATCATCTTTATTATCGTGTCCATAGGCATAAGCATGTCCATGTCCATGTCCATGACCACGTCCGTGATTCTTGCGATGATCATCATCGGTAATGTGTGCTTCGTTCTTTGGAACTGTCACTGTACCGTCTTGATGATGCTGAGTATTTAATGGCAACTGAACAACTACTGCACCTTGTGGAGTAACTTCAATCGCAGTTGGAACAATTTGGTTCACAACTTGATTACTCAACTCAACGGTTCCGGCATTAGCATTAAAAGTGATACCAGCAGGCAATTTTACTTCAATAGTACCATCGGGCTTTTGAACAGCTTCAACAACAGTTGGAATTTCATTAATATTCACAACACCTGCTGGCACAGTAAGTGT comes from the Oligoflexia bacterium genome and includes:
- a CDS encoding TolC family protein, with translation MALANAKVPTLLPINVADVEGMVLTNNVKISLAKTDFEIANADVQKARGDFDYYFTLNPSYKYDQRLTNSVFDLEVVEEKTTSYSLALKKKFSLGTVTELSLQHLQIHTNSARSLLENRYQTAGQAKLTQPLLGGGGFAFNEAKLRQAELRKKQAYWTLIEKMNEVTAQSLGLFWELYKAQQEVQLKSDAVEGARSKLEEIEKRYTEGNTSSFDVIYARPRLEIAKASLLLAQSNSLEVNEKLSREILPLTHDTREIHLIPQTKSPSFFDLKIAVDVLKQKSTQEVSIAQRQRMQFEINEASVEIEKAANAKLPQFNLDLKYLTTGMDIQENQARQNMLANKNPSWTAMLTFSMPLEFNSTQGEYDRVSVAKSIKENQHRNELLSGKLEIDSSLRDLERLTTNFENNELQLERQSEILKYKKLLFQNGKISILELGGAQDEYDSFITKKFQIYADQQKLKAFIEGKLNFIVTDQTLRNQYPPGL